The following proteins are co-located in the Camelina sativa cultivar DH55 chromosome 12, Cs, whole genome shotgun sequence genome:
- the LOC104733517 gene encoding uncharacterized protein At4g02000-like, translating to MGAHTYNQWSLLLDRWVEKPPPDYLQSTPIWVQMRNIPVNHHTKEAIKIFAEFAGPVIQVEYDPSISQNKDFVRAEILFDVSKSLRRSKVINLPSGEPITILYDYERIQKRCYFCQRLTHEREKCPLYLQKQKDLQKKDKNNFVHDRSTVLSSFSYPVMNFQEEPVMVSPIEKTAIPVQPTMEAESKGNLLEPLHQSYPEDEDTIFSENPSSPSSSYMVLTHLPEPEKLYEVPLASSYVFDILNSEAGTSESSKANSNCKNKSLKPARNKRGTTMSPPLLNSESSLDSGTLWLGKRKSSFEGKTIHKVAKSTNLKMVPNKGPSNI from the coding sequence ATGGGAGCGCATACGTATAATCAGTGGTCTCTCTTGCTCGACAGATGGGTTGAAAAGCCTCCACCTGATTACCTTCAATCGACTCCGATTTGGGTCCAAATGAGGAACATACCAGTTAATCATCATACTAAGGAGGCTATCAAGATCTTCGCTGAATTTGCTGGTCCTGTCATTCAAGTTGAGTATGATCCATCAATCTCTCAGAATAAGGACTTTGTGCGGGCTGAAATTCTCTTTGATGTATCAAAATCTCTCAGGCGCTCCAAAGTGATCAATCTGCCTTCGGGAGAACCAATCACGATTCTGTATGACTATGAAAGGATCCAGAAGAGATGTTACTTTTGTCAACGTCTCACACATGAAAGGGAAAAGTGCCCTTTGTATCTTCAGAAGCAAAAAGAtctacaaaagaaagataagaataaTTTTGTCCATGACAGATCAACGGTCTTATCTTCTTTCAGTTATCCGGTCATGAATTTTCAAGAAGAACCAGTGATGGTCTCCCCAATTGAAAAAACTGCTATTCCAGTACAACCTACCATGGAAGCAGAGTCAAAAGGAAATCTCCTTGAACCTCTTCATCAGAGTTATCCAGAAGATGAGGATACAATTTTCTCAGAGAACCCTTCTTCACCATCGTCCTCATACATGGTTCTAACTCACTTACCTGAACCGGAGAAACTTTACGAAGTTCCCTTGGCATCTTCATACGTCTTTGATATTCTCAACTCTGAAGCTGGAACCTCTGAGTCCTCGAAGGCAAACTCCAACTGCAAAAACAAGTCCCTGAAGCcagcaagaaacaaaagaggtACTACCATgtctcctcctcttcttaaTTCTGAGTCTTCTTTAGATTCAGGAACTCTCTGGTTAGGCAAAAGGAAAAGCTCTTTTGAAGGAAAAACTATCCACAAAGTGGCCAAGTCCACAAACCTTAAGATGGTCCCAAATAAGGGACCATCGAATATCTAA